A single window of Botrytis cinerea B05.10 chromosome 3, complete sequence DNA harbors:
- the Bcdbp6 gene encoding Bcdbp6: MYSRYVPPSKKKVTAQNNSIEAPPSPPKSASPPPFAPPATRPDASSTYARFIPPSRSKSKSSTQIDAPIAAPESPSPVPKRKHEDVEPTPEPMSKKAKKEKKEKSVKAVMSSVSEESHNDAVLPEEAQEATKKDKKSKKSKSKVETIPSQDTAEGNEDIDDTRHKKVLEKREKSIKKAERRARKAAEEGLGVENTQEPEEPAEIHDLVPLPQPEPIPELPPPSLESTLPSWLASPILVSPTTTAQFSDLGVEVEAANILRSKSFNEAFAVQAAVLPLLLPGSQQEPGDVLVSAATGSGKTLSYVLPMIQDISRNTVTRLRGLIVMPTRELVSQAREVCEVCSSAFSAGSRKRVKIGTAVGNEAFRLEQANLMENTYRYDPILYHEQEERKNSRWESSDAGTDDEGEPFFDDETVSPLPDHVIEPVSKVDILICTPGRLVEHLKSTPGLTLQNVKWLVIDEADKLLDQSFQQWLDIVMNSLATGQKSLPNNRDRVRKIVLSATMTRDIGQLTSLKLYRPKLVVLEGSSAGDDGKGSQAHVLPSGLAEFAVKVDDENLKPLYLIEILKGNNMIVESEIKTDTDTDSDSDSDSDSSSDSSSEDDSSEDSSSSDESSDSDTDSDSTPDSRPAAKSRSKTKTNPLPIDHEPHGVLIFTKSNESAIRLSRLLSLINDSYTNIIGTLTSTTRSSERRASIASFSRGKLQILVASDLVSRGLDLPDLAHVINYDVPTSITNYVHRVGRTARAGRQGSAWTLVGNTEARWFFNEVAKSEEIRRRDGEKVKRVVVDARKFGEYKKETYEDALEELGQEAMAIRKKKSG, translated from the coding sequence ATGTATTCAAGATATGTCCCTCCTTCTAAAAAGAAGGTAACGGCGCAAAATAATTCTATTGAGGcccctccatctcccccCAAATCAGCCTCTCCTCCCCCTTTCGCCCCACCTGCTACACGGCCAGATGCCTCCTCAACTTATGCGCGTTTTATACCACCGTCTAGatcaaaatcgaaatcttCTACGCAAATAGACGCCCCCATAGCTGCACCCGAATCGCCGTCTCCAGTCCCCAAACGAAAGCACGAAGATGTTGAACCCACGCCAGAGCCCATGTCCAAGAAGgcaaaaaaagagaagaaagagaagtcTGTGAAAGCAGTCATGTCGTCAGTTTCTGAAGAGTCGCATAATGATGCTGTGTTGCCAGAAGAAGCGCAAGAAGCGACgaagaaggacaagaaatcaaagaagtcgaagtcgaagGTCGAAACCATTCCGTCTCAGGACACTGCAGAAGGTAATGAGGATATAGATGATACAAGACATAAAAAGGTGTTAGAGAAGCGCGAGAAATCTATCAAGAAGGCCGAGAGACGTGCGCGCAAAGCTGCCGAGGAGGGTCTAGGTGTTGAGAATACCCAAGAGCCAGAAGAACCTGCGGAGATTCACGATTTAGTCCCACTGCCGCAACCAGAACCGATTCCCGaacttccacctccatcGCTTGAATCTACTCTCCCTTCATGGCTTGCATCCCCGATTCTAGTCTCACCTACGACTACTGCCCAATTTTCCGATTTAGGGGTCGAGGTAGAAGCTGCCAATATTCTTCGGTCCAAAAGCTTTAATGAAGCATTCGCCGTTCAGGCCGCAGtacttcctctcctccttcctGGGTCTCAGCAAGAGCCTGGAGATGTATTGGTGTCAGCGGCTACCGGATCCGGAAAGACTTTATCTTACGTTTTACCCATGATCCAAGATATCAGTCGTAATACGGTAACTCGTTTACGTGGGTTGATCGTTATGCCAACTCGAGAACTTGTATCTCAAGCGCGTGAAGTTTGTGAGGTGTGTTCGAGTGCGTTCTCTGCTGGGAGTAGGAAACGTGTGAAGATAGGCACAGCAGTAGGAAATGAGGCTTTCAGACTGGAACAAGCGAACCTTATGGAAAATACATATCGATATGATCCGATACTATACCACGAGCAAGAAGAGCGAAAAAATTCTCGATGGGAGAGTTCTGATGCTGGgacagatgatgaaggtgaaCCGTTCTTCGATGATGAAACTGTTTCTCCTTTGCCTGATCATGTCATTGAACCGGTATCAAAGGTTGATATTCTAATTTGCACACCGGGAAGATTGGTGGAGCATCTGAAGTCTACCCCAGGGCTTACTCTACAAAATGTCAAATGGCTCGTTATAGACGAAGCAGATAAGCTTCTGGATCAAAGTTTTCAACAGTGGTTGGACATTGTTATGAACTCCTTGGCGACGGGGCAGAAATCACTTCCAAATAATAGGGATAGAGTGAGGAAAATAGTTCTTAGTGCTACAATGACTAGGGATATTGGCCAGTTGACCAGTTTGAAGCTCTATCGACCAAAATTGGTGGTCCTAGAAGGCTCATCAGCAGGTGATGATGGAAAGGGCTCACAGGCGCATGTTCTACCATCTGGACTTGCTGAGTTTGCTGTCAAGGTCGATGACGAGAATTTGAAGCCAttgtatttgattgaaatattgaagggAAATAACATGATAGTTGAGAGCGAGATTAAAACTGACACAGACAcggattcggattcggattcggaCTCGGATTCATCTTCTGATTCCAGTTCAGAAGACGACAGCTCAGAAGACAGTTCATCCTCAGACGAAAGCTCAGATTCAGACACTGATTCGGATTCGACGCCGGATTCGAGACCAGCGGCCAAGTCGAGATCAAAAACCAAAACTAATCCACTACCGATCGATCATGAGCCTCATGGTGTACTCATATTCACCAAATCCAACGAATCCGCCATCCGTCTCAGTCGTTTGCTTTCCTTGATCAACGATTCCTACACCAATATCATTGGAACCCTCACTTCCACCACCCGTTCCTCCGAGCGCCGGGCCTCTATCGCCTCATTCTCTCGAGGCAAACTCCAAATTCTCGTCGCTTCTGATCTCGTCTCTCGTGGTCTCGATCTTCCTGATCTTGCACATGTCATAAATTATGATGTTCCTACAAGCATTACAAACTATGTACACAGAGTAGGTAGAACGGCAAGAGCAGGGAGACAAGGTTCTGCATGGACTTTAGTTGGGAACACTGAGGCGAGATGGTTCTTCAATGAGGTTGCGAAGAGTGAAGAGATTAggaggagagatggagagaaggtCAAGAGGGTAGTTGTTGATGCAAGGAAATTTGGCGAATATAAGAAGGAAACTTATGAGGACGCTTTGGAGGAGCTGGGTCAAGAAGCTATGGCTATCAGGAAAAAGAAGTCTGGCTAA
- the Bcspt14 gene encoding Bcspt14 codes for MPYNIAMVSDFFFPQPGGVESHIYQLSTKLIDRGHKVIIITHAYEDRTGVRYLTNGLKVYHVPFLVMFRSCTFPTVFSFFPIFRNIVLREQIEIVHGHASMSSMCHEAILHARTMGLRTVFTDHSLFGFADAGNILINKLLKFTLSDVDHVVCVSHTCKENTVLRASLDPLMVSVIPNAVVAENFRPLSHPSYPSDPPGKHPPPAPYPLGPHDVITIVVVSRLFYNKGTDLLIAAIPRILAHHPNVHFIIAGSGPKAIDLEQMLEKNVLQDKVEMLGPVRHEEVRDVMVRGHIYLHPSLTEAFGTVIVEAASCGLYVVCTQVGGIPEVLPSHMTVFAKPDEDDLVAATGRAIASLRANKVRTEKFHDQVKLMYSWTDVAERTERIYDGIFGVLSEAEFYGYDAADAASWSATRGRAGVQSFALIDRLKRYYGCGIWAGKLFCLCVIIDYLLFLLLEVVAPRDKIDISRSWPKKIPQDPSRRDHESRREFG; via the exons ATGCCGTACAATATAGCCATGGTCAGcgacttcttctttccacaaCCAGGAGGCGTCGAAAGTCATATCTACCAACTCTCCACGAAACTCATCGACCGAGGACACAAAGTCATAATTATTACACACGCATATGAGGATAGAACAGGTGTCAGATATCTTACAAACGGTCTCAAAGTCTATCATGTCCCATTCCTCGTTATGTTTCGTTCCTGTACCTTTCCTACGgtcttctcattcttcccAATCTTCCGCAATATCGTCCTACGAGAACAGATTGAGATCGTTCATGGCCATGCAAGCATGAGTAGCATGTGCCATGAAGCCATATTACATGCACGGACGATGGGACTGCGGACTGTATTTACAGATCACTCATTATTTGGGTTCGCAGATGCCGGCAATATATTGATCAACAAGCTTCTCAAATTTACATTGAGCGATGTTGATCATGTAGTGTGTGTTAGTCACACATG TAAAGAGAACACGGTTTTACGCGCTTCCCTTGATCCTCTCATGGTCTCTGTCATTCCAAATGCAGTCGTAGCGGAGAACTTTCGACCATTATCACACCCTTCATATCCCTCTGATCCCCCAGGAAAACATCCTCCACCAGCTCCATATCCACTTGGCCCTCACGATGTGATCACAATTGTCGTGGTTTCTAGActgttttataataaaggGACCGATCTATTGATTGCAGCAATTCCCCGAATTCTCGCCCACCATCCCAATGTACATTTCATAATTGCAGGATCCGGTCCAAAGGCCATCGACCTTGAACAAATGCTGGAGAAGAACGTGTTACAAGATAAGGTTGAGATGCTAGGGCCTGTCAGGCATGAAGAGGTCAGGGATGTTATGGTCAGGGGGCACATATATCTACACCCGAGTTTGACCGAAGCTTTTGGAACTGTGATAGTCGAAGCTGCTAGCTGTGGGTTATATGTTGTATGTACGCAGGTTGGAGGGATTCCAGAGGTGCTTCCTTCACATATGACAGTTTTTGCCAAGCCAGACGAAGATGATCTAGTTGCTGCTACCGGCCGAGCAATTGCGTCTTTGAGAGCTAACAAAGTTCGTACCGAAAAGTTTCACGATCAAGTGAAGCTGATGTATTCATGGACAGATGTGGCAGAGAGAACAGAAAGGATATATGATGGGATCTTCGGCGTTCTGAGTGAAGCGGAATTCTATGGATATGACGCAGCCGATGCAGCTAGCTGGAGCGCCACGAGAGGAAGAGCTGGTGTACAAAGCTTCGCTTTAATCGATCGTCTCAAGAGATACTATGGTTGTGGAATATGGGCAGGCAAACTCTTTTGCCTGTGTGTGATCATCGATTATCTGTTATTTTTGCTGCTCGAAGTTGTTGCCCCTAGAGATAAAATTGACATTTCGAGAAGTTGGCCGAAGAAGATACCACAAGACCCTTCCAGGAGGGATCATGAAAGTAGGAGAGAATTCGGATAA
- the Bcprd5 gene encoding Bcprd5 yields the protein MKYSFALTGLALCFARTLAFPSRMFDNAQSMSEEEKRSLEKITAQIEAGIEKRVSTPRSFSASGQYVSNKGDHAFVAPGPNDLRGPCPGLNAMANHNYIPHNGVATISQFVQGTYDVFGMGADLGAFLTIYGAVFDGDLLSWSIGGPPSAGLLSSVGLLGKPQGLIGSHNKYEADVSPARPDLYQYNNNYKVIMSQFEEMYALPLGPNGYDLSVLTPFRATRFQQSIDNNPYFFNGPFAGIAVQPAAYTFIYRYMANKSSEYPEGYLNGDVLKSFYAITGEPGSFVWTEGHEKIPDNWYKRAIGDEYGLVPFALDLNIAALEHPEFLSVGGNTGTVNSFTGVDLKNLTGGVFDVTTLAEGNNAICFAFQAAQQAAPDILKGLLSNTASALSQLNAAVSAALSGLSCPQLKSIDSSLFAQYPGAKGAY from the exons ATGAAGTATAGTTTTGCATTAACGGGCCTCGCCCTCTGCTTTGCAAGAACCCTCGCCTTCCCTTCCCGCATGTTTGATAATGCTCAATCCATgagcgaagaagagaagcgTTCTCTTGAGAAGATCACTGCTCAAATTGAAGCTGGGATCGAGAAACGCGTATCGACTCCTCGCTCTTTCTCTGCATCCGGCCAATATGTATCCAACAAAGGCGATCATGCCTTTGTTGCTCCAGGGCCCAATGATTTACGTGGTCCCTGCCCTG GGTTAAATGCTATGGCCAATCACAACTATATTCCTCACAATGGGGTGGCGACAATTTCACAATTTGTTCAAGGAACCTATGACG TGTTTGGCATGGGGGCTGATCTTGGAGCATTCCTCACTATATATGGTGCTGTCTTCGACGGGGATTTGCTAAGTTGGTCCATTGGAGGACCTCCATCTGCAGGCTTGCTGAGCTCAGTTGGACTTCTCGGTAAACCTCAAGGATTAATTGGATCACATAATAAATATGAGGCCGATGTATCACCTGCACGTCCGGATCTTTATCAATA taataataattacaaaGTGATCATGTCTCAATTTGAAGAGATGTACGCTTTGCCGCTAGGTCCGAACGGTTACGATTTATCAGTTCTGACTCCTTTCCGAGCAACTCGTTTCCAACAATCCATTGACAATAATCCATACTTCTTCAACGGACCTTTTGCAGGAATAGCTGTACAGCCTGCAGCATACACTTTCATTTATCGATATATGGCCAACAAATCCTCTGAATATCCTGAGGGATACTTGAATGGCGATGTCTTGAAGTCATTTTATGCTATTACCGGAGAACCAGGTAGCTTTGTGTGGACAGAAGGACATGAGAAAATCCCAGACAACTGGTACAAACGCGCTATTGGCGACGAATACGGCCTCGTACCTTTCGCACTCGACCTCAACATCGCAGCTCTTGAACACCCCGAGTTCCTTTCCGTTGGAGGAAATACCGGTACGGTAAACTCATTCACAGGCGTCGATCTTAAGAATTTGACGGGCGGTGTATTTGATGTTACCACGTTGGCCGAGGGAAATAACGCGATTTGTTTTGCATTCCAAGCTGCCCAGCAGGCTGCTCCTGATATCCTTAAGGGTCTATTGTCTAATACTGCCTCTGCTTTGAGTCAGCTGAATGCAGCGGTTTCTGCAGCGTTGAGTGGGTTGAGTTGTCCTCAGCTGAAGAGTATTGATAGTTCGCTATTTGCGCAGTATCCTGGTGCAAAGGGGGCTTATTAG
- the Bcglr1 gene encoding Bcglr1, translating to MALNRSVKLNSGYSIPVVGLGTWQSKPNEVKEAVAHALKTGYRHIDAAAVYGNETEVGEGIKASGVDRKDIFITGKLWNTDHKPEDVEAALDSSLRDLQTDYLDLYLIHWPVAFPQSKERFPVDPKTEEIIVIDVPIKDTWAALEDLVKKGKIRSIGVSNFTREKVETLLETAKIPPAVNQIEAHPYLQQPELLNWHKSQNIAIAAYSPLGNNIYNLPRGVDDPTVVSLAKGLGKQPAQLLISWAVQRGTIVLPKSVTPGRINDNFQDFELPDDAFQKICSLDRNHRYNFPARLGVDIFGEVSPESLRKSVEDWKESQRKLRAA from the exons ATGGCCCTCAATCGCTCCGTCAAGTTGAACTCAGGATACAGTATTCCAGTGGTTGGTTTAGGGACGTGGCAGTCAAAACCAAATGAAGTAAAGGAAGCTGTTGCACACGCGCTGAAAACAGGATATCGCCATATTGATGCAGCAGCTGTATACGGGAACGAAACGGAAGTCGGAGAAGGGATTAAAGCATCAGGGGTAGACAGGAAAGACATATTT ATCACGGGCAAATTATGGAACACAGATCATAAGCCTGAGGATGTAGAAGCCGCGCTTGATTCATCTTTACGAGACCTCCAAACTGATTATCTTGACCTTTATCTTATCCACTGGCCAGTTGCTTTTCCGCAGTCCAAGGAAAGATTCCCAGTTGACCCCAAAACAGAGGAAATCATTGTCATCGATGTTCCAATCAAAGACACATGGGCAGCCTTGGAAGATCTCgtcaaaaaaggaaagatcAGAAGTATCGGGGTTAGCAACTTCACCAGAGAAAAGGTCGAAACTCTGTTAGAAACTGCCAAAATTCCGCCGGCAGTCAATCAGATTGAGGCGCACCCTTATTTGCAACAACCAGAATTGTTGAATTGGCACAAGTCCCAGAACATTGCAATAGCCGCCTACAGTCCTCTTGGGAACAACATTTACAACTTGCCAAGAGGTGTAGATGACCCCACTGTGGTTTCCCTCGCGAAAGGCTTGGGAAAGCAGCCAGCGCAACTACTTATCAGCTGGGCTGTCCAGAGAGGCACTATTGTTCTTCCAAAATCCGTTACGCCAGGGCGTATAAACGATAATTTCCAAG ACTTTGAATTGCCAGATGATGCGTTCCAGAAGATATGTTCTTTGGACCGAAACCATCGATATAATTTCCCGGCACGGCTCGGGGTGGATATCTTTGGCGAGGTCAGCCCAGAAAGTTTGAGAAAGAGTGTCgaagattggaaagaatcTCAAAGGAAGTTGCGCGCCGCATAA